The genomic segment AAATCTTTTCATAACTGCTTCACGTTTTTCCCAAAATTCTTTATCCAATGTATCCATAACAGTTCTTTTTTAAAATTCTTTGATTGTAATCTGCCGCAAAAATACACTTTTTCTTCGAAACCACCAAGAAAATCGCAACAAATCTGCAAGTTATCAGCGAATTACCAGCAAATCCCCCGAACATAAACTGCTGAACTTTCGCATGTGGTTCAAGAACGAGCTGAAGACCCAAAAGCTCCAGAAGCTTCTGCCCTTTACCGTTCCCTTCGGCCGGTGACCATTGGTTCAGGGCGTGTGGGGCATAAACTTGCGAAACGTCGAAAACATTACGATATCTGTGGAATCCGGCAACCGCCGGATTCCACTTTTTAATTTAAAAATCCAATTCAAAAGTATTATTTATTAAAAAAGTAACCATCATCGAAGGCTGCTTCGATAAGTCGTTGCTTTACTCGGGCGTATTCTGCCGAGTCTTCGATAAAGTACCGAAGAGCTGAAACAATCCTCACATAAACACTGAGCGCATGATCGCCCTTACCCTTTTAGATTGCATAAATGTTTTCCTTATGCATCCCAGCATAAAACATCAGATCAGAACCAGATACATGATGGTTCTTCATCTCTTCACTCAGAACAACACCGAAACGGCTGTTGTCTGCTAGAAAATTAACAATCTTCATTGTTTAATTTTTTAAAATTGTTTATAATTATTGTATACGAGTTCCCACTACGGGAACTCTTTTTTATTTTCTTTTTATTATCTTTGCACCATGTAAAACAGATTCAACAATCTGCTTACCTATAATAAAACGAATAACTGATACATATATAGTATAACAATATAAAATTTTTAGGAGATGATGAACATCAGTACATTCATTAACATGGCCAGCAAGATTCCTTCACCTGGCCAGTTGGAAGGCCTGGTAACCTTCATGAAGGAAGATGAGAAACTCAGGTTTTTCACCGAGTCTTACCGGAAAACGGGGAATAAGTCGTACAAACACGATGCACCTCTCTTCGCCGTAGCCTGCATCTTCGAAGGCGGAAAAGGCAAGGACAACATCCGGAGCCTCACACATCTGTCGCTGGTCGACTTCGACCACATCACAGAAAAACCGGATGACGGCACCCTGCACTCGCTCAAAGAGAGAATCTGCCACGATGCCCACACCCTGCTCTGCTACGTTACCATGAGCGGCAACGGACTGCGCGTCATCTACCGCTACGAAGGCGAATGCCAGGCGCATGACGAAGGATGATATCATCGCCCTTTCACAGTATGCACTCATCTGTTATGAAGAGCTCGACACGATGAATCCGTCGGAACTGAACCAGCTGAAGGCTGTGGTAACGATGCAGTATACCAACGAAAGAGCGGCATACGGCCATTATGCCGAGCAGCGCAAGCATATCAACACCTTCTGCGGCACGGGCAACAATCCCGAGTTTTTGAGCGACCCTACCGGTAACCGTCGCTAGCTGCCCTACGAGATAGAGAGCATCCTCTCACCCCGTGAGCATCCGTTCAATTACGAAGGCATCTACGCCCAGGCTTACGCCCTCTACAAGAGTGATTTCCGCTACTGGTTCACCGACGAGGAGATAGAAAAGCAGAACCGGCACAACCGCGCTTTTGAGGCGCCCAGACTAGAACAGGAACTTGTGGATCTCTACTTCCGAAAGCCAACGGAGGCGGAGACAGGGGAGTTCGTGTCCATAGCCAGAGCGATGCAGATCATCAGTTGCAACCTCTCACAGAAGCTGAACAGTTCGAAACTGGGCAAGGCTTTCAATGATCTCGGATTCGAAAAGATGCGCACCACCTACAACCGTGGTTACAGGGCGATTATCCGTACTGCCGAGGAAATCAAGGCTTACCAGGTATCCCTCTGCATCAACTCGCAGCAATGCGATGATGATGCCCCCTTCTAGCCGTTCCTCCAAACCATCGGTTCCATCCGGTTCAGGGTGACACGGTGACACGGTGACACGAGTTTTTCAACATTTCGCCTCGCACGCGGGCAGGCAGGAACTTTCGGCCTAATTTTTCCTGCCTGCCCGCGCGAGAGTAAATCTTCAGAATTCCCTGTCACCCCTGTCACCCTGTCACCCGGAAGCCAGTTACTTCCGAAACGGAAACCAAGGACTTACGGTGCAAAAGTCAGAGACTTATAGTTCAAAAGTCAGAGACTTACGATGAAAAAGTCAGAGACTTACGATGCAAAAGTCAGTAGCTTATGAACCGCATCCTCATTCATAACCCTCATAAAAATCAAACAAAACTATGGATTTAAGAAGTTATACCAAGCAAGAGCTAGCTCTCCTGTATTTTCCCGATGCTACTCCAGCGGTAGCCAGTGCTCACCTGATGCGATGGATCCAGCGCATCCCCGACCTTCTCCAGAAGCTCGCCGCCACCGGTTACGGCAAGAACTGCAAGGAGTTCACCCCGATGCAAGTCTCCCACATCCTCTACTTCCTCGGTGAACCCTAACCCTGTTCCGCCTAATCTGAAAATGAACCAACAAAAGGAGAACAAGGATATTAAATCCTTTGGCAACTTGCTTTTCACCGAAGAATCTTCTTTATATGAAGATAAAGAACATGCAAATACTACTTAATGATTTCGATTAAGAGTTAAATAACAATAACAAGCAACTAATTGTTGCTCAAATATTTGGAATTATAGTTCAGAAAGATTATCTTTGTGAACGATAATAATAAAACATAACAGTATGGAATATAATAGATTAAATGGTAAAAGCCCCCGATGCGTATAGCACCGGGGGCTTCCTGAATTTTGCCGTTAGGCGTTATAATGACTGTTAATCACCATAATACCAGTCGTCTTCCATTTCTGGTCTACCACTGTCACCTTTTCCTTGCTGCATAGTAGATGCTGCAAGGAGGGTGCAAGAGGTGATGTTTACCACCTGCATCTCTGGCTTTGTATATTCTTTCTTTTTCATATCCTTTTGATTTTAAAATTCTTTACTTAACCATGATTTTATAAGTCTTGCTGCCACGCTTCACGATGTTCAGACCCTTCTGCAGACCATTGGTACGACGACCATTCGCATCATAGTATTCTGCATTGGCATCGTTGCTGATAGCGTTGAGGTTGTCAATGGCAGTAGTGCCATCACCCTTTCCGATGCTCAGCATGGCTGCTCTTGCCTGAGATACTGTGGCTGGATGGATGTATGCACGCATCGGTTTGATACCCACGCCCTTGCTATTGCCATTTTTTTTCAACTCATAGACAAGCCAGAACTTATCCTTGCCGATGATGTAGTCGGTGTCTGTAAGACCCTGATTGTCTTTGCCGCCAATCTTGGTGAATGAACCTACGAGGTTGACATCTGTGTTTGTTCCAGCTACTGGCTCTTTAACGAGTTCTGCATTTTGTGCAGAAATGCTGAGTTTCTGCTCACCCTCATTCATCTTGAAGAGCACCGGAGTGCCGACAGGGATTTCTGCTCCTTCATAACTCTCAAGAGTGATGCATTCATTATCATTGTCAATACCTGTGAGACTGTAGAACTTACATTCTGTTTCCCTGCTCTGGTCAATGGCGAAAGGCAAGCAGAGCGTTCCCCAGGTGGTGCCAGTCTTCATCGAGCGGTTGTAAGTTGCATCCTTGGCTGCGAACTTCTCGTACGCCACGAAGTCCTTGTCGTCGTTAAGAGTGAGATTCTCCGCAGTAAGAATTTCTCCTACAGCTCCTATCTTCTCATCACCATTCTTGCCTACTAATTTTGTGAAATAGCCAGTCTTGTAGTTGGCGAATTTACTGTTGTTCTTGTCCGTGTCCGTGTTCTTGTTATACTCAATAAAACCTTTGAGCTTATCACAACCAAGGAACATATCTGCACCATTTTTCAATCCACTTCCAAAAGCAAAATTCTCACTTGCATAAATCGTGGTCAAGTTGGAGCAATTCTTGAATATATTGTCCACATACTCAACTCCTTTCGTATTGAAACTGCTCAAGTCGAGCGAGGTCAGGTTAGGGCAATAGGCAAACATGTGTCCCATATTGTTGACTTTCTCAGTATTGAAACTAGACACGTTTAGAGTCTTGAGCTTAGTGGCACCACGAAACATTGACGGCATTGATCCCACACTTGCCGTATTGAACATTGAGAGATCCAAAGACTCCAAAGCTGAACAAGAACGGAACATACTGTTCATATCTGTCACTTTCGCCGTATTGAATCCTGAAAGATTCAATGATTTGAGAGCAGAACAATTATTGAACATATTTTTCATAGAAGTAACCTTGGCAGTATTGAATTTTGAGAGATTCAAAGACTTCAAAGCAGAGCAGCCATCGAACATAAATCCCATATTCGTCACATCCTCGGTATTAAGATACTCAAGGCCTTCTATTGTGGTCAGATTAGAGCTGTTATAGAACCACGCATAACAAATTGTTGGTCTTGCATTGGCAAACGAAGCATTGAAGACCACCTTCTTCACATTAGTCCCTAATTTATTCCATTGTGGCGTAAATGCCTGCACATTTAGATCATAAGCTCCTTTGGGCTTGACTGCCTTGTATCTGAATGTAAGAGTCCCAGTAGCATCGTCAAACTCAGCATACCCACATCCAGAAGTAAAATAGCCAGTCTTGTAGTTGGCGTATTGGTGGTCGGTAGCGAGCAAGAAATACTTTTTAAAACCTTTGAGCTTTGTACAATTTTTGAACATATTCTCACCATTTTGTACATTGGTCGTTACAAAATTATCGCTGACGTAGATGGTTGTGAGAGCGGTGGATGATTCATCTAACATATAGAACATACGGTTCATATCCCTCACCTCCGCTGTGTTGAAGTTTGTGAGATCGAGCGAGGTGAGAGCAGAGCAACCTTTGAACATACCGTGCATATCCGTCACCTTCGCTGTGTTGAAGTTTGTGAGGTCGAGCGAGGTGAGATTGGAGCAACCAAGGAACATATAGCCCATATCCGTCACTTTCGCTGTGTTGAAGTTTGTGAGGTCGAGCGAGGTGAGTTTTGAGCAGTCACAGAACATACCATACATGTTCGATACATTCTTGGTGTTGAAGTTTGTGAGATCGAGCGAGATGAGAGTGGAGCATCCATTGAACATAAAGTACATGTTCGATACATTCTTGGTGTCGAAGTTAGTGAAGTCAAGAGATTTAAGATTGGAGCATTCCTGGAACATAGAACTCATATCCGTAATATTCGCTGTATTCAAATATTCAAGGCCTGAAATCGTTTCCAATGTCTTGCAGTTATAAAAGAATTCTTTCAATGATGTAGGAGCGTATGTCTTGAAACTCTCTTCGAAAACTATATTCTTGATAGTAACATTTCCTAAGGGGGTGTAATTTAAACTGTGTCAAGGCTTGTTCTTAACTTTCATTCCCACTCCCTGCTGGGGGCATGCCCCCAGCAGGGAAGCCTTTTCGGCTGCAAAGTTACATAATTTTAAATCTATCTCCAAATTTTATTGCCAATTGTTGAGAAATTTGTCCCCAATTTGCCAGTGACATAGTCCATTTCTTACGGATGTTGCGGTAAGCTAAGTACACAAGCTTCTCCAAAGAATTATCCGTAGGAAAGACCCCTTTAGTCTTTGTGACCTTTCTTACCTGTCTGTGATACCCCTCAACCGTATTGGTCGTATAAATGAGTTTACGGATGGCTGGAGTATATTGGAAATACTCTGTCAGACGTTCCCAATTGTCACGCCATGACTTGATGACAATTGGGTACATCTCTCCCCACTTAGACTCTAACAGGTCTAAATTAGCAGCAGCGGAGTCTTTGTTTACTGCACCATATACTGTTCTTAAATCCTTGATAAACTCCTTTTGATGCTTACTGCCAACATACTTGATAGAATTGCGTATCTGATGGACAATACAGAGCTGCACAGAACTCTCAGGAAATACGCTTTGGATGGCATCCGGGAAGCCTTTGAGACCATCAATACAACAAATCAAGATGTCTCGAACACCACGGTTCTGAAGATCCGTAAGAACTTCTAGCCAGAAGTTAGCTCCTTCACTCTTAGACACATACATACCTAACAGTTCTTTTTGGCCTTCCTTGTTGATGCCAAGAATGTTGTAAATGGCTCGTGTGACAGCTCTGCCATTCTCATCCTTTACCTTATAATGGATAGCATCAAGCCAGCAAATGGCATATACAGGATCGAGCATGCGAGACTTCCAGGCGGTGATTTCGGGTAATACACGGTCTGTTATAGAGCTGATAGTATCGGCTGATAGAGTTGTGTTGAACTCACGCTCAAAGTAGCTGCTGATGTCACGTGTGCTGGTGCCCATGGCGTACATCTCAATAATCTGGTCTGCCATGCCATTGGCAAGAATAGTCTCACGCTTCTTTACGGTCTCAGGTTGGAAAGTTCCGTCTCGGTCACGAGGAGTCTCTATAGTGACCTCACCATATTTTGTTTGAACCTTCTTACTCATCTTACCATTACGACGATTGCCGGAAGAGCGTTCCTCTTCACTTAAATGAGCGTCCATCTCACCTTCGAGAGCTGAGTTGAGAATACGCTCTAACAATGGAGCTAATGCTCCGTCCTTGCCAAATAAGGCTTCACCACTACGCAACTGCTGAGCTGCTTTCTTGTAATCAATTTCTAAGTTGTCCATAATATAAAAACTGTGTTAAACTACTTTTATTGTAGCTTGACACAGTTTAGTTTACACTCTCTTTCCTAAAGCTTTGCAAATTTCACCCACATTATTATATTTTTCTACAATGACACTGTTGTTTCCTATATCTGATATATTAGCATCAATAACTTTCTTGAAAGTCAATGTAGTGTTCTTAGCATTGTACTCTGCAATATAATTATTGTCAGAAATAGAGGTCGCTGTTTTCAGATCGTATATGAATGTGCGGTCAGCATTATTATTTCCTGAATAGTCTTTTTGGTAAGACAACTTCAAAGTATGCTCGCCAGCAGATAAAGATTCTTTTATCTCTATTTGTCTTATTCCGCTAATCTCCTCAAACTTTTTGTTATCTATAGTAATAGTGGCTTTATCACAATAAGATTCAGAAGAAACGAGATGCTTGAATGTCAAGAATATGGGCTTTTCTACTTTGAAGTTGACTACAGTCTCTGAAGTACTTACCCCTTCCACATTATAATTACTTGACATCAGTCCTGTGCTTCCTTCTGGAATTTCGAAGCTAATATCTGTCATTCCTTCGGCTTTCAAGTCCATCATCTGCCAAGGATAATCACCATTGTCAGTAATGGTAACATCAGTTATACCATCCAAGCTATTGAACAAAGCACAGCGGGGGTCTGTCTGCGCCACCATACGTGCAGGTACAAACAGCAACATGAACAACATCAATGGGAACAGAGCGATCCTTCGGAACTTACCCCCCCATAGTTCATACGGTCGGCATGCGACTCATTGAATTGATTGGTATTTTTTTTCATAATTTAATGTTATATTTGTTATTTAAATTCGTCTGCTTATTGTTAAGTTCACTCCAGAAAATACAAGAGATTTTTCAGGCTGATAAATATGGATGCAAACAGCAAATAGATATAAAAGCGTTCTCTCTTGATGAAATCACAGAAGCTGTAGCGAGCCTTGTAGTTTTCATCAAGATATATCCTGTAGTCTTGAACCATGGCATAGCTCATGACTATGGCGAACAACAGAAGACCCAATGCCACTATAAAAATAGCCTGTTCCTCTTTCATGAAAGTCTGAATTATATTTTCCATGGCGCAAAGATAGTGTTTTTCATCGGAAAAAGGTGTCTACTTGCCCCACTTAGGTGTCTACTTCCTACAAAATAGGTGTCTACTTGGTGGGGGAAGTAGACACCTAAGGCGTGATTTTATTGTATTTTCGCTCTCCAGACAGTTGGGGAGCAACCTTCTTTCTCTTTGAATATGCGATAGAGATAGGAGCGTGAAGAGAAGCCACATTCGGCAGAAATGATGTCGTTGTTGTAGTCGGGATAGTCGAGCATCATCTTCTTTGCTGCCTCGAAACGTACCTCGGCAAGCCAGATGCGGAAGGTGGAGTTAAGGCACGCAGTGAAGTAGCGTGACAGCTCGTTCTTGGAGATGTTCAGCGAGCGTGACAGGGTGAACATGTTTACTGTGGTGTCTTTGTAACCCAAATCAGCACACCACTTGTCGAGCATCTCCTTGATAAATGCCTGACGCTCCTGAGAAATTGACTGTAAATTTTCTTTATCGTCTATAGGTTCTGCATCCTGCCCATCGGAGCTTTCCAAAGATGCTCCCCCATTTTCAGTTTCTTCATCTGCTATGGTTGCACATTCTTCAGCTTCCTTATCCAAGAGTTCCTCGGTAGGAACGTAATTGTAGCCCAATGCCACGAAACTCAGGTTGAAGAAAAGAATTGAGAGCAAAGCCAACGGTCCTATTATATATAATAAGGTGGTAGAGAGGATGACGAAAGGCATGGTAAGGGTAGAGAAGAACAGGGCGAAGACACTGGCTCGGGCATATCGCACGTAGGGCAGCATGTCGCCACCAGTCATCAGCTCTAACATTTTCTTGCGTTTCCGCATCTCAATCATAATCATATAGATGCAATACGCTACGTTTGTGCCGAACAATACGAGCATCGCATAGAGCCAGTTGCCAATGTTAAGACTTCCGCTATTGCTGTAGCCTATGCAGAAAACTGCTATGATGGCGGCATAAATGCAAGCGCAGACGATGTTCATCTTTCGGCGGTTGGCATGGGTCGCCTCAATGTTGTATATGCCCATGGCGATAGTGGTGATGCATGGGGTATAGACAAGAATGTTGAAAATAGCTCCCAAGTCATCGCTTTTCGCACGAAAACCCAAGAGCATCTGCAAGAGATATTGTATGGCAAGTCCCATCATACCTGCAAGTATCAGCCAACGTGACCACTCATAGCGTCGGTTGGTCCACTTCATGTGCAGGTGGGTGATGCCGAGGATAAGGGCATTGATGAGCATGAAGATGAAACATGCAAACTGAAGGAAATATAAAGAGTCCATCATTCTTTGATACATTTTTTGTTCAACAAATCGTTTACATCCACTTTCAGCAAATCAGAAATCCGTATTAAGGTTTCCAAATCTGGTTGGCAAGTGTTTGTACACCATTTAGATCATGTAAATCCGCTTGCAAAAGTACGAAAATAATTTCAGAAAAAGGTAAAATATTCTCAAAACATTTACGAAAACATGCAAATAATTGATTGAACTTTCGCATGTAGTTCAAGTACGGGCTGAAGGCCCAAAAGAGGGTGTGGAGCTTACTTGCGAAAGTTCAGTGGGCTTATAAACTCCAGAAAAAAAGAATCTATGAAAAAGTATGATAAAACATGAGCAAGTATGAGCAACTGTGAGTTGACACCTCACCGATTCCGTATCTTTGCATTGTGGTTCAGAGATAACATCTCATACCACCAAGAGGCAATGCGCAGCGCCCCCTACTACACAAACACAATTTATTAACCTTAAAAATGAAGACACTATGATTCTGTACACATTGAAGAAGTATGTCAACGAGAAGTTGAGCGCCGCTTACGGCAAGTTTTTCGCCTACCCTGTAATCACCCAGACCTATGGTCTTGATGAACTCGCAGAGCACATGGAAAGTCACAACACACCGTTCTCAAAGGGAGCCATCAAGGGTATGCTCACCGACATGGTGAGCTGCGTAAGAGAACTGGTTCTGCAGGGTATCGCCGTGAAGATTCCCGACCTCGCCATTTTCAGCATCGGCATCAAGAACAAGGAAGGTGCTGCCTCCGAGAAGGAGTTCAGCATCACCAAGAACATTGCCGGACTGAAACTCCGTGCCCGTGGCACCGGTGAGTTCAAGGCAAACAGTCTGAACCTCGATGCATCCCTGAAGAAGGCCACAGCCGTAACAGGAGATGTTACTCCACCAGACGGCGGCAAGGACAACACAGGCGATACTACCCATGGTGGCGGCACAAACCAGGGTGGCGACTCAACACAGACTGGCGGATCAGGCAACAACGGGAGCAGCGGCTCCGATGGTAGCGATGGCCTGGAGTAACCCCCTCGCCAGTAGATGAAGAAAGAAGGTTTTAGGCAGGATGCAGTCCGGGATTCGGCTATAGCACCCCCGGCTATTCATCAATATAGCAAGCATCATTGAAACACGCGCTATCAAGCCCATCTGCTCATCCTGTCAGCCTTCCTTCTCAAAAGTATCGCCCGGATATAGGAAATCCGAACCCCCAATCCATTTATTAACCTTAAAAATCAAATGAAAATGAAAAGAGAAACACTCAAGAAAATTCTGAATTTCGTCATTACCGTTCTCACCGCCATAGCCTCTGCCTTCTGCGTGCAGAGCTGCAAGTAGTATCAACCCTTTAAAGATTCAGTACCATGAAAAACACAAGAAGCAAGTTCAGTTATATTTATATCCCTACTGACGTGCATCAGCCAGTTCATTATATCCCCAAACCATGATGAGGACAACGATGCCAGCCAGCACCATCAGGAGATTCTGAGAGTGGGCGATGGAATCTGCCACATGCGTAAGCGCACGCGAACCGGAAAGGAGGAAATCTATCTTCATAGAGAAAAGCCATTCCTGAATCTGCTCCCATCCCTGACAGACTACTGCTATGATGATGCCTGCTGCCACACAGGCTGCCGTCCATAAATGTTCCAGGCGCTGGCGCTTGACCAGCGACATCGTTGTATCAGTTTCGGGTAAAGCCGGCAATGCCTGCACCACCCTGTCGGAGAATCCGTCATCAGGAATCTCTGACATCTGGCAATTGGAAAAGAACATCTTCAAGAGTTCTTCATCCTGAGGGGTCAATGGTTCCACTTTCATGCTCTCCAACTTCTTATCATTTATCTTATCGGTCATAACCATTCTTTTTTAAGTAACTTGCAAGTTTCTGTTTTCCTCGAGAGAGATGCGACTTAATGGTGCCTTGCACCATTCCCGTCACCTCTGCAATCTTATCTATAGAGAGTCCATCCATCAGCTGCAGCGTGATGCATGTACGTTCATTTTCATTCAATATCTGTAATGCCTTGAGCAAATCCATCTTTAATCCGGCATGGGCGTCCTGTGCATTCTTACTGGAAACAGCAGGCGTATCGATATCCTGCGTCTCCTTATGACTGCGGGTATAATCATACCATACATTATAGGCGATGCGGTAGAGCCAGGTGGAGAAAGAGGCTGTACCCCTGAAACCGGACAAATGGGTATATGCCTTGACAAAGGTATCCTGCGCCAAGTCGTCACTCAGCTGTGCATCCCCCAGCGTCTGCCGCAGGAAAAAACCACGAATGGGTGACTGATACTTCCTGACCAGCAGGTCGAACGACTTGCGGTCATGAAGCATCACCACCTTCGTGACGAGAGAGATATCGGATAACTTTTCCACCTTATATATATTAACTAATAATTGTTGTTCTTTTCCTTGTGACTTCCTCTCCTATTGAGAAGCCATGATATATTGAATGTCGGCTGCTAGACCGGAGTACCATTATAGCCCGTGCCCTGGTCGCCGTGACGGTTTTTCCACCAGTCCTTGATGGCAGGAAGCGAGCCGATAACGGTCTGACCGATGCCATAGAAGAAGACCAGGGCTCCGATGCCAGCCAGGAAATCAACATCCCACCAGGCAAACATGGCGCATAAGCCGGCTCCCAGGAAGG from the Segatella copri genome contains:
- a CDS encoding BT4734/BF3469 family protein; the protein is MMNISTFINMASKIPSPGQLEGLVTFMKEDEKLRFFTESYRKTGNKSYKHDAPLFAVACIFEGGKGKDNIRSLTHLSLVDFDHITEKPDDGTLHSLKERICHDAHTLLCYVTMSGNGLRVIYRYEGECQAHDEG
- a CDS encoding VapE domain-containing protein; this encodes MTKDDIIALSQYALICYEELDTMNPSELNQLKAVVTMQYTNERAAYGHYAEQRKHINTFCGTGNNPEFLSDPTGNRR
- a CDS encoding DUF4248 domain-containing protein, which encodes MDLRSYTKQELALLYFPDATPAVASAHLMRWIQRIPDLLQKLAATGYGKNCKEFTPMQVSHILYFLGEP
- a CDS encoding BspA family leucine-rich repeat surface protein; its protein translation is MKEFFYNCKTLETISGLEYLNTANITDMSSMFQECSNLKSLDFTNFDTKNVSNMYFMFNGCSTLISLDLTNFNTKNVSNMYGMFCDCSKLTSLDLTNFNTAKVTDMGYMFLGCSNLTSLDLTNFNTAKVTDMHGMFKGCSALTSLDLTNFNTAEVRDMNRMFYMLDESSTALTTIYVSDNFVTTNVQNGENMFKNCTKLKGFKKYFLLATDHQYANYKTGYFTSGCGYAEFDDATGTLTFRYKAVKPKGAYDLNVQAFTPQWNKLGTNVKKVVFNASFANARPTICYAWFYNSSNLTTIEGLEYLNTEDVTNMGFMFDGCSALKSLNLSKFNTAKVTSMKNMFNNCSALKSLNLSGFNTAKVTDMNSMFRSCSALESLDLSMFNTASVGSMPSMFRGATKLKTLNVSSFNTEKVNNMGHMFAYCPNLTSLDLSSFNTKGVEYVDNIFKNCSNLTTIYASENFAFGSGLKNGADMFLGCDKLKGFIEYNKNTDTDKNNSKFANYKTGYFTKLVGKNGDEKIGAVGEILTAENLTLNDDKDFVAYEKFAAKDATYNRSMKTGTTWGTLCLPFAIDQSRETECKFYSLTGIDNDNECITLESYEGAEIPVGTPVLFKMNEGEQKLSISAQNAELVKEPVAGTNTDVNLVGSFTKIGGKDNQGLTDTDYIIGKDKFWLVYELKKNGNSKGVGIKPMRAYIHPATVSQARAAMLSIGKGDGTTAIDNLNAISNDANAEYYDANGRRTNGLQKGLNIVKRGSKTYKIMVK
- a CDS encoding IS256 family transposase produces the protein MDNLEIDYKKAAQQLRSGEALFGKDGALAPLLERILNSALEGEMDAHLSEEERSSGNRRNGKMSKKVQTKYGEVTIETPRDRDGTFQPETVKKRETILANGMADQIIEMYAMGTSTRDISSYFEREFNTTLSADTISSITDRVLPEITAWKSRMLDPVYAICWLDAIHYKVKDENGRAVTRAIYNILGINKEGQKELLGMYVSKSEGANFWLEVLTDLQNRGVRDILICCIDGLKGFPDAIQSVFPESSVQLCIVHQIRNSIKYVGSKHQKEFIKDLRTVYGAVNKDSAAANLDLLESKWGEMYPIVIKSWRDNWERLTEYFQYTPAIRKLIYTTNTVEGYHRQVRKVTKTKGVFPTDNSLEKLVYLAYRNIRKKWTMSLANWGQISQQLAIKFGDRFKIM
- a CDS encoding helix-turn-helix domain-containing protein yields the protein MMDSLYFLQFACFIFMLINALILGITHLHMKWTNRRYEWSRWLILAGMMGLAIQYLLQMLLGFRAKSDDLGAIFNILVYTPCITTIAMGIYNIEATHANRRKMNIVCACIYAAIIAVFCIGYSNSGSLNIGNWLYAMLVLFGTNVAYCIYMIMIEMRKRKKMLELMTGGDMLPYVRYARASVFALFFSTLTMPFVILSTTLLYIIGPLALLSILFFNLSFVALGYNYVPTEELLDKEAEECATIADEETENGGASLESSDGQDAEPIDDKENLQSISQERQAFIKEMLDKWCADLGYKDTTVNMFTLSRSLNISKNELSRYFTACLNSTFRIWLAEVRFEAAKKMMLDYPDYNNDIISAECGFSSRSYLYRIFKEKEGCSPTVWRAKIQ
- a CDS encoding HU family DNA-binding protein; translation: MILYTLKKYVNEKLSAAYGKFFAYPVITQTYGLDELAEHMESHNTPFSKGAIKGMLTDMVSCVRELVLQGIAVKIPDLAIFSIGIKNKEGAASEKEFSITKNIAGLKLRARGTGEFKANSLNLDASLKKATAVTGDVTPPDGGKDNTGDTTHGGGTNQGGDSTQTGGSGNNGSSGSDGSDGLE
- a CDS encoding smalltalk protein; translation: MKRETLKKILNFVITVLTAIASAFCVQSCK
- a CDS encoding DUF5056 domain-containing protein, translated to MTDKINDKKLESMKVEPLTPQDEELLKMFFSNCQMSEIPDDGFSDRVVQALPALPETDTTMSLVKRQRLEHLWTAACVAAGIIIAVVCQGWEQIQEWLFSMKIDFLLSGSRALTHVADSIAHSQNLLMVLAGIVVLIMVWGYNELADARQ
- a CDS encoding RNA polymerase sigma factor yields the protein MEKLSDISLVTKVVMLHDRKSFDLLVRKYQSPIRGFFLRQTLGDAQLSDDLAQDTFVKAYTHLSGFRGTASFSTWLYRIAYNVWYDYTRSHKETQDIDTPAVSSKNAQDAHAGLKMDLLKALQILNENERTCITLQLMDGLSIDKIAEVTGMVQGTIKSHLSRGKQKLASYLKKNGYDR